The Exiguobacterium acetylicum genome includes a window with the following:
- a CDS encoding thioredoxin domain-containing protein translates to MSNRLIHETSPYLLQHAHQPVDWYPWGEEAFIAAKVTGKPIFLSIGYSTCHWCHVLAHESFEDEETARLLNERYISIKVDREERPDIDHLYMTAAQVMNGQGGWPLSVFMTADQQPFYIGTYFPKTPQFNRPSFRQVTLQLSEQFRRSPDKIAQVGQNMSQTLHDVLQPTSSTSAWDESIIHDTFDQAMRQFDRQHGGFGEAPKFPSPALLRFLLDYYQFAEDETALHMVMRSLIAMRDGGMTDQVGYGLFRYTVDAKWEIPHFEKMLYDNAWFATLCIETYQVTGQIRFRRYAEEVLSFTERELTAPDGTFYAALDADSEGGEGHYYTFTSVELADLLGPDALFPRFYHASPSGNFEGRNVFYRTGRTLEAFARSVDLSPAETAAQLERERQLLLHARNERTRPFRDDKRLTAWNTMMISAFAKAGRVFSEPHYTNVAARAMTSLEKVVRTENQLAVHYREGQATGHGFLDDYAYLIDAHLELFQSTRRALHLKEALTLADVLRDQFQTADGYFYLTSLRSDQLLVRPLDLYDGVTPAGNSVALNAFFTLSRLTGHLIYQESAERALVALTEEVRQQPTGFASLVSIFTSRQMEPKELILLIPEEADIPIEVHQLQQMRLPEVALLIGTKHDLLPLVPLLADYPEPDEPTAYLCHDFTCERPTTNLKELLARLNI, encoded by the coding sequence ATGTCGAATCGACTTATCCATGAAACGAGTCCCTACCTACTACAACACGCACATCAACCCGTCGATTGGTATCCGTGGGGAGAAGAAGCTTTCATCGCAGCAAAGGTAACAGGAAAGCCAATCTTTTTATCGATCGGTTATTCGACGTGTCATTGGTGCCATGTGCTCGCCCACGAAAGCTTCGAGGATGAAGAAACAGCACGTCTATTAAACGAACGTTATATCTCAATTAAGGTCGACCGGGAAGAACGTCCCGACATCGACCACCTCTATATGACAGCTGCCCAAGTCATGAACGGGCAAGGCGGCTGGCCGCTCAGCGTCTTCATGACAGCGGATCAACAACCGTTTTATATCGGCACGTATTTTCCGAAGACGCCTCAGTTCAATCGCCCAAGCTTTCGTCAGGTGACGCTACAGCTGAGCGAACAATTCCGCCGTTCACCGGATAAGATTGCACAAGTCGGACAAAATATGTCACAGACGCTTCATGACGTATTGCAGCCGACTTCTTCGACTAGCGCTTGGGATGAATCGATCATTCACGACACCTTTGATCAAGCGATGCGGCAATTCGATCGTCAACACGGTGGATTCGGAGAGGCACCGAAGTTCCCGTCGCCTGCCCTACTCCGTTTCTTACTCGATTATTATCAGTTCGCAGAGGACGAGACGGCACTCCACATGGTCATGCGGTCATTGATCGCGATGCGTGACGGTGGAATGACCGATCAAGTCGGCTACGGTTTATTCCGCTATACGGTCGATGCCAAGTGGGAAATTCCTCATTTCGAGAAAATGCTTTACGATAACGCTTGGTTTGCGACGCTATGTATCGAGACGTATCAAGTGACCGGACAAATCCGCTTCCGGCGCTACGCAGAAGAAGTCCTCTCGTTTACGGAGCGTGAATTGACCGCACCGGACGGCACCTTCTATGCTGCACTTGATGCGGATAGCGAAGGGGGCGAAGGACATTATTATACGTTCACGTCAGTAGAACTTGCGGACTTACTCGGACCGGATGCACTGTTCCCGCGCTTCTATCATGCTTCACCGTCCGGAAACTTCGAAGGACGCAACGTCTTTTACCGGACAGGCCGAACGCTCGAGGCGTTTGCACGTTCGGTTGACCTATCACCTGCTGAGACAGCGGCACAACTCGAACGTGAGCGGCAGCTTCTCCTTCACGCGCGAAATGAACGCACGCGTCCGTTTCGCGATGATAAGCGCTTGACGGCTTGGAACACGATGATGATTTCAGCATTTGCCAAAGCCGGTCGTGTCTTTAGCGAACCTCATTACACGAATGTCGCAGCGCGTGCTATGACGTCGCTCGAGAAAGTCGTCCGGACTGAGAATCAGCTTGCCGTTCATTACCGCGAAGGACAAGCGACCGGGCACGGATTTCTTGACGACTATGCTTACTTGATCGATGCACATCTTGAACTGTTCCAATCGACACGACGGGCACTGCATCTGAAGGAGGCTTTAACACTAGCTGATGTGTTACGCGATCAGTTTCAGACAGCAGATGGTTATTTTTATTTAACCTCTTTGCGCTCCGACCAGCTACTCGTTCGTCCGCTCGATCTGTATGACGGTGTGACACCTGCCGGAAACAGTGTTGCCTTGAACGCTTTCTTTACGCTCAGCCGCCTTACTGGGCATCTCATCTATCAGGAAAGTGCTGAACGGGCTCTCGTAGCCTTAACAGAAGAAGTCCGGCAACAACCGACCGGCTTCGCCTCACTCGTTAGTATCTTCACCTCTCGGCAGATGGAACCGAAGGAGTTGATCCTCTTGATTCCAGAAGAAGCAGACATTCCAATTGAAGTACATCAACTGCAACAGATGCGCTTACCGGAAGTCGCCTTGTTGATTGGTACGAAACACGATTTGTTACCGCTCGTCCCACTGCTCGCAGATTATCCGGAACCAGACGAACCGACCGCTTACCTGTGTCATGACTTTACTTGTGAACGTCCAACGACGAATTTGAAGGAACTCCTCGCACGTCTCAATATCTGA
- a CDS encoding SH3 domain-containing protein: MNTTSFSKTLKVFASFLIVFSIVLTSLPVAEAATTKATTYRLSTDSYLYDKTASSRKRLLTIKTGTVVSSTYASGAFRRITYAGKTGYVASKYLTLYEKKQTVSGQRYLVLKKTPIKKTAVSTASTIGTLNEEDVYYTSQRVTNPYGETWYRVKYDGKTGYVAAGAKAVAYKKVTNTTSRTVDAYILRQYAGTGYPKVQTIPSGKDVKVVGRIENWVSVQYGGKKGYMHQDAFASSEKQSVTLIPKTRYQTKSATPLYSQAEAKQSLASLPKGAIVTSSAKTATYHQVTYAGKTGYILSATLAEYTEKAKLPSSRFLLTSSLAIKATPAANGKTLATLSAGNVYYTKTRVTNPLGEIWHQVSKEGKVGFVLANQAKAIAYESQSNLSLKTTTSTTIRSYAGPSYAAVQTIPSNTIIRISGNIGSWYRVSYNGKTGYAASSTFTTLATKQKIAGARFELEKAVSIKSSPDAKASTLATLQTGDIYYTTQLVTSNGQQWHRVSKDGKTGYIPVGQGKSVRYQSDRIAMQTTTSTPLRSYAGNTYATVKTIPSGTSITVTGMIDDWYRVTYSGKTGYIASRYVKEKVMTQSIPSSYYRLGRTVEVKASHQAAADTVIRLSSGDVYTTNQIVTTGRSEQWHRLTVDGKTGYIQINQGSPVTYEAVNGHRYQATTDTTLQSDAGSAYATVTKLPKAAVVQVTGSLDNWLKISYSGKSGYVLKSTLTPYTETKKITGARFLANQSLAVKQAPNDQASTVTTLSFGNVYYTSSLITSYTNSSWHKVTIDGKTGYIQTGQNTSSIKYEAKQKFYVRATSDAALRSYVGSSYNVIKTIPKNLVVTVTGQIGDWYKISYDGKSGYAYKGAFVTTSSKLNVYNSVPTPYTFDSFISAQMKLNPPPQTDIYKNKLMYVSTSYVRLGGGLDPVNGTLATVTATTPLNIRSGASTASHVYGQFQPGRMIRVYQSVSGFYTTYPRVYTSATNYSTIQWLNALETDVRNAADPLKIDRNSSDFYQFLDLSKTTGATPATLDKMLANVTKGLGIFNKCSNGSCGQAFIDAGQKYSVNEAYLISHALLETGNGQSTLAMGVTWNGRKVYNMYGIGAYDYDAINTGAAYAYSQGWFTPEAAIVGGAEFISTKYIHNAYGQNTLYKMRWSPMRPGSHQYATDMGWAVKQTSRIYSLYQQMDSYTATFDIPVFAR, from the coding sequence TTGAACACGACATCATTCTCGAAGACCTTGAAGGTGTTCGCGAGCTTTCTCATCGTTTTCAGCATCGTTTTAACATCTTTACCAGTAGCTGAAGCAGCGACGACGAAAGCAACGACCTATCGTCTGTCTACCGATAGTTATCTGTATGACAAGACGGCATCTTCTCGGAAACGCTTGTTGACGATCAAGACCGGAACTGTCGTTTCATCCACGTATGCTTCTGGCGCGTTCAGAAGAATTACGTACGCTGGAAAAACGGGATATGTCGCGTCGAAATACCTCACGCTGTATGAAAAGAAACAAACCGTTTCTGGTCAGCGTTACCTCGTCCTCAAAAAAACACCGATCAAAAAGACGGCAGTCTCGACTGCATCGACGATCGGTACGTTGAACGAAGAGGATGTGTACTACACGTCACAACGTGTGACGAATCCGTATGGTGAAACATGGTACCGCGTCAAATATGACGGAAAGACGGGCTATGTTGCCGCTGGAGCAAAAGCAGTTGCCTATAAAAAGGTGACGAACACGACGTCACGAACGGTCGATGCTTATATTTTGCGTCAATACGCCGGAACGGGTTATCCGAAAGTCCAAACCATTCCATCTGGAAAAGACGTTAAAGTCGTCGGTCGGATCGAGAACTGGGTCAGCGTCCAGTACGGTGGAAAGAAAGGCTACATGCATCAAGATGCGTTCGCCTCTTCCGAAAAACAAAGTGTGACACTGATTCCAAAAACACGGTATCAGACGAAAAGTGCGACACCGCTTTACAGTCAAGCTGAAGCGAAACAAAGCTTAGCGAGTCTTCCAAAAGGTGCAATCGTTACTTCAAGTGCTAAGACGGCAACGTATCATCAAGTCACATACGCTGGTAAGACAGGTTATATCTTATCCGCTACATTGGCAGAGTACACAGAAAAAGCAAAACTTCCATCTTCACGCTTCCTGTTGACCTCGTCACTTGCCATCAAAGCTACACCTGCAGCAAATGGAAAAACACTTGCGACACTAAGTGCCGGAAACGTCTATTACACGAAAACACGTGTGACGAATCCGCTCGGTGAAATATGGCATCAAGTATCAAAAGAAGGTAAAGTCGGCTTTGTCTTAGCGAATCAAGCAAAAGCAATCGCTTATGAGTCGCAATCCAATCTTTCATTAAAGACAACAACATCGACGACGATTCGCTCGTATGCGGGTCCATCGTACGCTGCAGTGCAAACAATCCCAAGTAACACGATCATCCGGATTTCCGGAAACATCGGTTCATGGTACCGTGTCAGCTACAATGGAAAAACAGGCTATGCTGCATCAAGTACCTTTACGACACTTGCAACGAAGCAAAAAATTGCAGGAGCACGCTTTGAACTTGAAAAAGCGGTTTCTATCAAATCGTCACCAGATGCAAAAGCATCCACTCTTGCGACACTCCAGACCGGTGATATCTACTACACGACGCAACTCGTCACGTCAAACGGACAGCAATGGCACCGTGTTAGTAAAGATGGCAAGACAGGCTACATCCCTGTCGGTCAAGGCAAGAGTGTTCGTTATCAATCGGACCGAATCGCCATGCAAACGACGACTTCGACCCCACTCCGTTCATATGCCGGAAACACCTACGCAACCGTCAAAACGATCCCTTCTGGTACAAGCATCACAGTGACTGGAATGATCGACGACTGGTATCGTGTGACGTATAGCGGAAAAACAGGTTACATCGCTTCACGTTACGTGAAGGAAAAAGTCATGACGCAATCGATTCCTTCTTCTTATTATCGCCTTGGGCGTACCGTTGAAGTAAAAGCATCACATCAAGCGGCTGCTGACACTGTCATTCGCCTTTCCTCTGGAGACGTCTACACGACGAATCAAATCGTCACGACGGGTCGCTCGGAGCAATGGCATCGTCTGACGGTTGATGGCAAAACAGGTTACATCCAAATCAATCAAGGTTCACCCGTTACGTATGAAGCAGTCAATGGTCATCGCTATCAGGCAACGACCGATACGACACTTCAGTCGGATGCCGGTTCAGCGTATGCAACGGTAACGAAGCTACCAAAAGCAGCCGTCGTTCAAGTAACAGGTAGTCTCGACAATTGGTTGAAAATCAGCTATTCCGGTAAAAGCGGCTATGTCTTAAAATCAACGCTGACACCGTACACAGAAACGAAAAAGATTACGGGTGCGCGCTTCTTAGCGAATCAATCACTCGCTGTCAAACAAGCACCAAACGATCAAGCATCGACTGTTACGACGCTCTCGTTCGGGAATGTTTATTACACGTCTTCTTTGATCACATCGTACACGAACAGTTCGTGGCATAAAGTAACGATTGATGGCAAAACGGGTTATATCCAGACTGGTCAAAACACGTCATCCATCAAGTACGAAGCAAAACAGAAATTTTATGTACGGGCTACATCAGATGCGGCTTTACGTTCTTATGTCGGTAGCTCATACAACGTCATCAAGACGATTCCTAAAAATCTCGTCGTTACCGTAACTGGTCAAATTGGTGACTGGTATAAGATTTCCTATGATGGCAAAAGTGGTTATGCGTATAAGGGGGCGTTCGTGACGACTTCTTCGAAATTAAACGTCTACAATTCTGTTCCAACACCGTATACGTTCGATAGTTTCATTAGCGCACAGATGAAACTGAACCCACCGCCGCAAACGGATATCTACAAAAACAAATTGATGTATGTCAGCACTAGTTATGTACGTCTAGGTGGTGGACTTGACCCAGTCAACGGAACACTTGCGACCGTCACAGCGACAACACCACTCAACATCCGTTCTGGTGCTTCAACAGCAAGTCACGTCTACGGTCAGTTCCAGCCCGGTCGGATGATTCGCGTTTATCAATCCGTCAGTGGTTTCTATACGACGTATCCACGGGTCTATACGAGTGCAACGAATTACTCGACGATCCAGTGGTTGAACGCACTCGAAACAGATGTCCGCAATGCTGCTGATCCACTGAAAATCGACCGAAATTCTTCTGATTTCTATCAGTTCCTTGATCTATCGAAGACAACAGGTGCAACACCTGCGACACTCGATAAGATGTTAGCGAACGTGACGAAAGGATTAGGTATCTTCAATAAGTGTAGCAACGGTAGTTGTGGTCAAGCGTTCATCGATGCTGGTCAAAAATACAGCGTCAACGAAGCGTACTTGATCTCACACGCTTTACTTGAGACAGGCAACGGACAATCGACACTCGCAATGGGTGTGACATGGAATGGACGTAAAGTCTACAACATGTACGGAATCGGTGCGTACGATTATGATGCGATCAACACCGGTGCCGCTTATGCCTATAGCCAAGGGTGGTTCACACCAGAAGCAGCCATCGTCGGTGGTGCCGAATTCATCAGCACGAAGTACATCCACAATGCCTACGGACAAAACACGCTCTATAAGATGCGTTGGAGTCCGATGCGTCCTGGTAGTCACCAGTACGCAACAGACATGGGTTGGGCCGTCAAACAGACGTCGCGCATCTATTCACTCTATCAACAGATGGATAGCTATACAGCAACCTTCGATATCCCAGTCTTCGCTCGTTAA
- a CDS encoding universal stress protein: MTRGKLKLYIGSAPGVGKTYKMLADARLLIHEGKDVVIGLIETHGRKETAEMVGQLEQVPLLEVVYKDKKFPEVNVDAIIARRPDIVLIDELAHTNAPGSVRKKRYQDVAALLDAGINVYSAVNIQHFESLLFKVKEVTGVEVRERIPDPFLGEADEILLVDVTPQTLRERLEQGKIYKKEKIEQSLNSFFSLQNLASLRELSLRQVADEVDDQVYQSRLLIEKDPATLQERILVCIQLNDNARKLIYRGFRMASRLKADLYVLTILPAAENQLNAKQKEVLAMVRESGSLFGAEVLIRIQGERSIAQAITAAAKHHRITQIVLGQSARTRWQEIRRGSIINEIMRHVRGIDIQIVADDLER, translated from the coding sequence ATGACACGGGGAAAGCTGAAGCTGTACATCGGCTCAGCTCCTGGTGTCGGAAAAACGTATAAGATGCTTGCCGATGCACGACTCTTAATCCATGAAGGAAAGGACGTCGTCATCGGTCTGATCGAGACGCACGGTCGAAAAGAAACAGCAGAGATGGTCGGACAGCTTGAGCAGGTGCCGTTACTTGAAGTCGTCTATAAGGACAAGAAATTCCCCGAGGTGAACGTGGACGCGATCATTGCCCGTCGTCCGGATATCGTACTGATCGATGAACTGGCGCATACGAATGCGCCGGGATCGGTACGAAAGAAACGCTATCAAGATGTTGCGGCGCTCCTTGATGCCGGTATCAATGTCTACTCTGCCGTCAACATCCAGCACTTCGAGAGTCTACTCTTTAAGGTCAAAGAAGTCACAGGTGTCGAGGTCCGGGAACGTATCCCGGATCCGTTCCTCGGAGAAGCCGATGAGATTCTACTCGTCGACGTCACACCGCAAACGTTACGGGAACGACTTGAACAGGGGAAGATTTATAAGAAAGAAAAGATTGAACAGAGTCTGAATTCGTTTTTCTCGCTTCAGAATCTCGCGAGCTTACGCGAGTTATCGTTACGTCAGGTCGCGGATGAAGTTGACGATCAAGTCTATCAATCACGTTTGTTGATTGAAAAGGATCCAGCGACGTTACAAGAACGAATTCTCGTCTGTATTCAGCTCAATGACAACGCACGAAAGCTGATTTACCGCGGCTTTCGCATGGCGAGTCGTCTGAAAGCGGATCTTTACGTGCTGACGATTCTACCGGCAGCAGAGAATCAGTTAAATGCGAAGCAAAAAGAAGTCTTAGCGATGGTGCGAGAGAGTGGTTCCTTGTTCGGAGCAGAGGTGCTGATTCGAATCCAGGGGGAACGCTCGATTGCCCAAGCGATCACAGCTGCTGCGAAACATCATCGCATCACGCAAATCGTCCTTGGTCAATCCGCTCGGACCCGGTGGCAGGAAATCCGGCGTGGATCGATCATCAATGAAATCATGCGTCATGTCCGCGGTATCGACATTCAAATCGTTGCCGATGACTTAGAACGCTAG
- the kdpC gene encoding K(+)-transporting ATPase subunit C yields the protein MKQAIRVTIFVAALCGIVFPALLTLFGQLLVPDKAEGSLVQENGKFIGSELIAQPFTSKQYFHGRPSAVDQLAGASAGDNLAASNPELGTKMTELQKQNQVDGASLPDDALVTSGSGFDPHISVDYALVQAKRIATARDLSRDEVRKLITKEAGTNDYVNVLRLNLALDRSRS from the coding sequence ATGAAACAAGCCATTCGTGTGACGATCTTCGTCGCAGCGTTGTGTGGGATCGTCTTTCCCGCTTTGTTGACCTTATTCGGTCAACTGCTCGTACCAGATAAAGCTGAAGGTTCTTTAGTACAAGAAAACGGAAAATTCATCGGATCGGAATTGATTGCCCAGCCGTTCACGTCGAAACAATATTTTCACGGACGTCCATCAGCGGTCGATCAATTAGCGGGAGCGTCTGCTGGGGATAACCTAGCAGCATCGAACCCGGAGCTTGGCACGAAGATGACGGAATTACAGAAACAGAACCAAGTGGACGGCGCTTCGCTTCCGGACGATGCCCTCGTGACATCCGGTTCTGGCTTCGATCCGCACATCTCAGTCGATTATGCCTTGGTGCAGGCGAAGCGTATCGCAACCGCACGCGACCTGTCGCGTGACGAGGTCCGCAAGCTGATTACGAAGGAAGCCGGGACGAACGATTACGTCAACGTCCTTCGCTTGAACTTAGCGCTTGATCGGAGTAGATCATGA
- the kdpB gene encoding potassium-transporting ATPase subunit KdpB yields MMERIMHPTPEEHQPNGQPEQQSKSAINGSIARQATIDAFKKLNPVNMFKQPIMFVVWIGCLLAIGYTIFIDEMRGFNLTVSIILFLTVLFANFAESIAEGRGKAQADSLKASKADVMARKRVGQLIQSVSSATLRKGDVVFVRAGEYVPGDGEIIKGLASIDESAITGESAPVIKEAGGDFSSVIGGTLVVSDEIEVRITSNPGESFLDQMIALVEGASRQKTPNELALSTLLTSLTLIFLLVVMTLPVFTNYLGFDLSGPILIALLVCLIPTTIGGLLSAIGIAGMDRVTRFNVIAMSGKAVEAAGDIQTIILDKTGTITFGNRMASEITPVGSHSTEQAFEGAILASLADETPEGRSVLELAELRAMPVERHWLDGAEIVPFRAETRMSGLDLRDGRRVRKGAGQAIQEWVAEQGGAIPDDLQETIDSVSRLGGTPLVVAIDAIILGVIYLKDTVKPGMRERFDRLREMGIKTVMCTGDNPLTAATIAREAGVDDFVAECKPEDKIRVIQQEQAAGHLVAMTGDGTNDAPALAQADVGLAMNSGTQAAKEAANMIDLDSNPTKIIEVVEIGKQLLMTRGALTTFSIANDVAKYFAIIPAMFMVAIPQMEVLNIMRLDSPTSAILSALIFNAIIIPLLIPLAMRGVTYKPMTADQLLGRNLLIYGLGGVIVPFIGIKIIDVLLASIL; encoded by the coding sequence ATGATGGAACGAATCATGCATCCGACGCCCGAGGAACACCAACCGAATGGGCAGCCGGAACAGCAATCAAAATCAGCAATCAACGGCTCGATCGCGCGTCAAGCGACGATCGATGCCTTTAAAAAATTAAATCCCGTCAACATGTTCAAACAACCGATCATGTTCGTCGTCTGGATCGGCTGCCTGCTCGCGATCGGGTACACGATTTTCATTGACGAGATGCGCGGCTTCAACTTGACGGTCAGCATCATTCTCTTCTTGACGGTCTTGTTCGCGAACTTCGCGGAGTCAATCGCGGAAGGACGCGGGAAAGCACAAGCAGATTCGCTGAAAGCATCGAAAGCAGACGTCATGGCTCGTAAACGTGTCGGACAACTGATTCAAAGCGTCTCGTCTGCAACACTCCGCAAGGGCGATGTCGTCTTCGTCCGAGCTGGTGAGTATGTACCAGGTGACGGTGAAATCATCAAAGGGCTCGCCTCGATTGATGAATCTGCGATCACGGGTGAATCCGCACCAGTCATCAAGGAAGCGGGCGGTGATTTTTCATCGGTCATCGGGGGGACACTCGTCGTCAGTGACGAAATTGAAGTTCGAATCACAAGTAATCCGGGTGAATCGTTCCTCGATCAAATGATTGCCCTCGTCGAAGGGGCGAGTCGTCAAAAGACACCGAACGAACTCGCATTATCAACGCTCTTAACGAGTTTGACGTTGATTTTCCTACTCGTCGTCATGACATTACCGGTCTTTACGAACTACCTTGGATTTGATTTATCGGGTCCCATTTTAATCGCTTTACTTGTCTGTCTGATTCCGACGACGATCGGTGGCTTGTTGTCCGCGATCGGAATCGCCGGAATGGACCGCGTCACCCGCTTTAACGTCATCGCGATGAGCGGGAAGGCAGTCGAAGCAGCAGGCGATATCCAAACGATCATCCTGGATAAAACGGGAACGATCACGTTCGGTAACCGGATGGCGTCAGAAATCACACCAGTCGGTAGTCATTCTACCGAGCAAGCTTTCGAAGGTGCGATTCTCGCCTCACTCGCTGACGAAACACCAGAAGGACGTTCTGTTCTTGAACTCGCTGAACTTCGCGCGATGCCGGTTGAACGTCACTGGTTGGATGGCGCAGAAATCGTACCGTTTCGTGCAGAGACACGGATGTCTGGACTCGATTTAAGAGATGGACGTCGTGTTCGTAAAGGTGCGGGGCAAGCGATTCAAGAGTGGGTTGCAGAACAAGGCGGAGCGATTCCGGATGATTTGCAAGAAACGATCGATTCGGTCTCACGACTCGGTGGAACACCACTCGTCGTTGCGATTGACGCAATAATTCTTGGTGTCATCTATTTAAAAGATACCGTTAAACCTGGTATGCGGGAACGGTTCGATCGACTGCGTGAGATGGGGATCAAAACGGTCATGTGTACCGGAGACAACCCGTTGACGGCAGCAACGATCGCTCGAGAAGCTGGTGTCGATGATTTCGTCGCGGAATGTAAGCCGGAAGATAAGATTCGTGTCATCCAGCAGGAACAAGCAGCCGGTCACCTCGTCGCAATGACAGGGGACGGTACGAATGATGCACCAGCTCTCGCTCAGGCCGACGTGGGACTTGCGATGAACAGTGGTACGCAAGCTGCAAAAGAAGCAGCGAACATGATTGACCTCGATTCGAACCCGACGAAGATCATCGAAGTCGTCGAAATCGGGAAACAGCTCTTGATGACGCGTGGTGCCTTGACGACGTTCTCGATCGCAAACGATGTCGCGAAGTATTTCGCAATCATCCCGGCAATGTTCATGGTTGCGATTCCGCAAATGGAAGTGCTCAACATCATGCGACTCGATTCACCGACGAGTGCGATTCTGTCTGCCTTGATTTTTAACGCGATTATCATTCCGCTCTTGATTCCACTTGCGATGCGAGGGGTCACGTACAAACCGATGACCGCAGATCAATTGCTTGGTCGTAACTTACTGATCTATGGTCTTGGTGGTGTCATCGTTCCGTTCATTGGGATTAAAATCATCGATGTCTTGCTTGCAAGCATCCTCTAA
- the kdpA gene encoding potassium-transporting ATPase subunit KdpA, with protein MWTQFMIQFWILLVIALCAAVLLGRYIGTHFAPIADRQIDKIGKVERRLLLLLGVDEKKHNQSWVGYSKSLLLVNVFFFIGGYFLLRFQGNLPLNPNSAVNLDWSTALHTTISFMTNTDQQHYSGEALSYLSQTFVLGTMLFVAPTMAFTVCIAVIRGLANKPLGNFYADFVRFIFRILIPISLFFGMLMILFGVPQTFGGAVSVTTLEGAKQLIYRGPVAAFEVIKQLGNNGGGFFGANGAHPFENPNQFVNFIQMFLMLLIPMSLPIAYGKIIGSAKQGRLFLGVMMLLFIMMTIGMAGSLLANPTAHGQELRFGQIGTALYSSITTAAETGAVNAMHDSLHPLAGLIQLGNMMLNVVYGGAGAGFLNVLLYAFVAVFLTGLLIGRTPTFLGKKIETFEVKMIAIALLVPPFLILVGTAISMYVAPGVAGISNPGYHGLSQVLYEFTSATANNGSGFEGLGDANVYWNVSTSFALFFGRYIPLILMLAIVGSLKAKPSVPQDEFSFKTDTPLFGTVFLGTVVLVGALTFLPVLVLGPVADWLTM; from the coding sequence ATGTGGACTCAATTCATGATCCAATTTTGGATCCTGCTCGTCATCGCACTTTGCGCGGCGGTCTTACTTGGTCGCTATATCGGTACGCACTTCGCACCGATCGCTGATCGTCAGATCGATAAAATCGGTAAAGTCGAACGACGACTCTTGTTGTTACTCGGTGTCGATGAAAAGAAACACAATCAATCGTGGGTTGGTTATTCGAAAAGTTTATTGCTCGTAAATGTCTTCTTCTTCATCGGTGGATATTTTCTACTTCGTTTCCAAGGGAATCTACCCTTGAATCCAAACAGTGCTGTCAACCTCGACTGGTCGACGGCACTTCATACGACGATCAGTTTCATGACGAACACCGATCAGCAGCACTACTCAGGTGAGGCGCTCTCGTATCTGTCACAAACGTTCGTCCTCGGAACGATGTTGTTCGTCGCACCGACAATGGCGTTTACGGTCTGTATCGCCGTCATTCGTGGACTAGCGAACAAACCGCTCGGTAACTTCTATGCCGACTTCGTCCGCTTCATCTTCCGAATCCTCATTCCGATTTCGCTCTTCTTCGGGATGCTGATGATTTTATTCGGTGTTCCGCAAACGTTTGGTGGGGCGGTCAGCGTCACGACTCTAGAAGGTGCGAAACAATTGATTTACCGCGGTCCGGTCGCTGCATTTGAAGTCATCAAACAGCTCGGTAACAACGGCGGTGGATTCTTTGGTGCTAACGGTGCGCATCCATTTGAGAACCCGAACCAGTTCGTCAACTTTATTCAGATGTTCTTGATGCTACTGATTCCGATGTCACTTCCGATCGCTTACGGCAAAATCATCGGTTCTGCGAAACAAGGACGACTGTTCCTCGGTGTGATGATGCTTCTCTTCATCATGATGACGATCGGTATGGCAGGGAGCTTACTTGCTAATCCGACGGCGCATGGTCAGGAATTACGATTCGGTCAAATTGGAACGGCGCTCTATAGTTCGATTACGACGGCAGCTGAAACCGGAGCGGTCAACGCGATGCATGACTCACTTCATCCGCTCGCAGGATTGATCCAGCTCGGAAACATGATGTTAAACGTCGTTTACGGTGGTGCCGGCGCTGGATTCTTGAATGTCTTGCTTTATGCTTTCGTCGCAGTTTTTCTGACAGGTCTCTTGATTGGTCGGACGCCGACGTTCCTCGGGAAGAAAATCGAGACGTTCGAAGTGAAGATGATCGCCATCGCACTTCTCGTGCCGCCTTTCTTGATTCTCGTCGGAACCGCAATCTCGATGTACGTCGCACCAGGTGTTGCTGGCATCTCGAACCCAGGCTATCACGGGCTATCGCAAGTGTTGTATGAATTCACGTCAGCGACAGCAAATAACGGATCTGGATTCGAGGGACTCGGTGATGCAAACGTCTATTGGAACGTCTCGACTTCGTTCGCTTTGTTCTTTGGTCGTTATATCCCGTTGATCCTCATGCTTGCGATAGTTGGTTCGCTCAAAGCGAAGCCGTCAGTCCCGCAAGATGAATTTTCGTTTAAGACAGACACACCACTCTTCGGAACAGTCTTCCTCGGTACGGTCGTACTCGTCGGTGCATTGACATTCTTGCCAGTGCTCGTACTTGGACCGGTCGCGGATTGGCTGACGATGTGA